TGGATATCTTTACGCAGCGTGTCCAGCATGCTGTCCAGTGCGTTTTGCTCGAACGCACTCAGTGGGCCGTGCTCCAAGATCTCTTCCACACCGTTTTTGCCAAGACGTACCGGTTGAGCGAAGAAGCGCGCGTATTTGCCGTCACCTTCCACATAAGCACACTCAACAACGTCTTGCTCGCCTTGAGCTGCGCGAACCAGCGCCAGACCAAAGCGACATGCTGCCTGACCCATAGATAGAGTTGCAGAACCGCCACCCGCTTTTGCTTCAACCACTTCAGTACCCGCGTTTTGGATACGAGGTGTCAGCGCAGCCACTTCTTCTTCAGAGAACTCAACACCTTCAACCTGAGACAGCAGCGGCAGAATAGTCACGCCAGAGTGACCACCGATAACTGGTACGCGAACATCGCTTGGATCTTTGCCTTTCAGCTCTGCTACGAAGGTTTCAGAGCGGATGATATCCAGTGTTGTTACACCGAAAAGACGGTTCTTGTCGTAAACACCTTTTGCTTTCAGCACTTCTGCAGCAATTGCAACGGTGGTGTTTACTGGGTTAGTGATGATACCGATCAGTGCTTTCGGGCACACATCAGCAATTCTTTCACTCAGAGAACGAACGATACCTGCGTTCACGTTGAACAGATCAGAGCGATCCATACCTGGTTTACGCGCCACACCGGCAGAGATCAGAACAACGTCAGCACCTTCCAGTGCCGGCGTTGGATCTTCACCGCTGTAACCTTTGATCGATACTGGGGTAGGGATGTGGCTAAGATCAACCGCAACGCCTGGTGTTACAGGTGCGATATCATACAGAGCCAGATCAGAACCCGCAGGCAGACGGTTTTTCAAAAGCAGGGCTAAAGCTTGACCAATGCCACCAGCGGCGCCAATCACAGCAACTTTCATCTCGTTCTCCTTATTTACGATTTTATTATTTCAGACCTTGGATACGGAGTAAGCCAACATAAGGTGGTTTACTTAAATTTACTGACAACCCCGCACACATAACGGACCTTATCCGCATGATACGTTCCCATCATAGATGACCACAAGCTTATCAACCTGAGGATAAGCTGCGCTTCTCATTTTTATCTTCAAAGCCGCGAAGGCCTGTTGAAAGGTGATAGGTGCGTCACTTTACCGCTGATTTTATTGCTCATGACTGAATCACTATGCAAGAATGCGCCATCCTGATACGGGGAAGAAAGAAGAAATATGCGCAATTCAGATAAACAAGATCAATTGGTGAAAGCTTTTAAAGCCATCCTGAAAGAAGAAAAATTCAGCTCCCAGGGCGAAATCGTGGATGCTCTGAAAGCGCAAGGCTTTGAGAACATTAACCAATCTAAAGTTTCCCGCATGCTGACCAAGTTTGGCGCTGTACGTACCCGCAACGCAAAAATGGAAATGGTGTACTGCCTTCCTGTTGAACTTGGCGTACCGACCACCAGTAGCCCGCTGAAAGAGTTAGTGATGGATATCGACTACAACGATGCTTTGGTTGTTATCCACACAGGTCCGGGTGCGGCACAACTTATTGCCCGCTTGCTGGACTCTCTGGGTAAAGCAGAAGGTATTCTGGGCGTGGTAGCCGGTGACGACACCATCTTTATCACCCCAACGCGCTCTACCACCACTGCGCGACTGTTTGAAGCCGTTTGCGGACTTTTCGATTACTCCCGCTAACTCACACTGAGAAACCTTGCAAATAGGCAGGATGATTTTCCAACCATACTGCCTATTTCTTTATCCAACCATCACATTCTGAGACATCATTCCATCTCAATAATAAGACTTTCCCGCTTTTATCTTCCCTCATACCTCAATTCAATGCGAAAGATCATGACAAAATATTTCGCTAGTTTTAAATTTTGGAAACGGATTTGTTATTATTCACAACCAAAGAATCCTAAATACACAAGATAAACTGAGTCTTACACAAGACCGTGAAAAGCAGTACTCGTCATTAGGTGAAGACAATAAAGGCGTACAAAATACGCTGTGGAGATAGCCCGCTTCGTTGCGGGTTATCCGCATCTGATGTCAGGTTTTTTTACACTTTTACTTGCCGATTAAAGGACAATGGCATGACGAAGACGACCGAGACACCGCAAGAAGCGCAGGACATTGTCGCTCAAGCGGACACCGGAGCCCGCGCTCCGTCAGGTTTACCGGGAAAAATCCTCTGGTTTGTTCCCCTGTGCTGGTCTATTTTCCAGCTCTGGTATGCCTCACCATTTACTGTCGCTCTCAATGATACCGAGGCACGATCGATTCACTTGGCGTTTGCTATCTTTCTGGCATTCACCGCTTACCCCGCATTGAAAAATTCTCCACGAGATCGCATTCCTGTCCAGGACTGGATATTTGCCCTAGTGGGAAGTTTTGCAGCCGGGTACCTTTTCCTTTTCTACACCGAACTGGCTTCCCGTGCTGGTGCTCCAACAAGCTTTGATATCGTTGTTGCAGTCACAGGTATGATTTTGCTGCTGGAAGCGACACGACGCGCCCTTGGCCCACCGCTGATGGTCGTCGCACTGGTATTTCTTATCTATACCTTCGCAGGCCCCCATATGCCCGATGTTATCGCGCACAAAGGGGCAAGCCTGAATAAAGCCATGTCGCACATGTGGCTGACCACTGAAGGTGTATTTGGTGTCGCACTGGGCGTATCAACATCTTTTGTTTTCCTGTTTGTACTCTTCGGTGCCTTGCTTGATCGTGCTGGTGCAGGTGGCTACTTCATC
The nucleotide sequence above comes from Grimontia kaedaensis. Encoded proteins:
- the argR gene encoding transcriptional regulator ArgR, whose amino-acid sequence is MRNSDKQDQLVKAFKAILKEEKFSSQGEIVDALKAQGFENINQSKVSRMLTKFGAVRTRNAKMEMVYCLPVELGVPTTSSPLKELVMDIDYNDALVVIHTGPGAAQLIARLLDSLGKAEGILGVVAGDDTIFITPTRSTTTARLFEAVCGLFDYSR
- the mdh gene encoding malate dehydrogenase, with the translated sequence MKVAVIGAAGGIGQALALLLKNRLPAGSDLALYDIAPVTPGVAVDLSHIPTPVSIKGYSGEDPTPALEGADVVLISAGVARKPGMDRSDLFNVNAGIVRSLSERIADVCPKALIGIITNPVNTTVAIAAEVLKAKGVYDKNRLFGVTTLDIIRSETFVAELKGKDPSDVRVPVIGGHSGVTILPLLSQVEGVEFSEEEVAALTPRIQNAGTEVVEAKAGGGSATLSMGQAACRFGLALVRAAQGEQDVVECAYVEGDGKYARFFAQPVRLGKNGVEEILEHGPLSAFEQNALDSMLDTLRKDIQLGEEFIK